Proteins encoded together in one Bacteroidota bacterium window:
- a CDS encoding SulP family inorganic anion transporter, translating into MNQLNKKLLPKDGLAGLKENFTRDALSGFLVFLIAMPLSLGIAKASDFPPVMGLLTAIIGGVIVSLVAGSKLTIKGPAAGLIVICSGAVAAFGGGENGWKMALAAILVAGLLQIVFGFLRFGKLSDFFPAAAIHGMLAAIGLIIISKQVHTLLGIDPSLLKGKEPLELFAMIPESIAHANWHIEIIGLLGLSILFGLSAIKHPLVKKIPVPLLVLGIAIPLGILMNFKTDEPAYALVKVGSLFDKIGFNVDFSAITAHPGAFVQYVILFALIGSIESLLTVKAIDGLDPFKRKSDTNRDLVAVGLGNTLSAVLGGLPMISEVARSSANVANGARTRWANFFHGLFLLIFLIAAVPLIEMIPNAALAAMLIFVGFRLAHPREFIHTWHIGKEQFLIFISTLVLTLATDLLIGVFSGVLIKFIIHLVNGAGLRNMFRSDFEVLQPDGRTYIVRIKGSAVFTNLLGLKKALMEIPVEGDVTVDFSRVKMVDHTTLKTIQTIKDDVEAEGGSFSILGLEGMKAMSAEPTATRISVLN; encoded by the coding sequence ATGAATCAGTTAAATAAGAAACTGCTGCCCAAAGACGGGCTGGCGGGCTTAAAAGAAAATTTCACGCGCGATGCGCTCAGTGGCTTTCTGGTATTTCTTATTGCCATGCCGCTTAGTTTAGGAATTGCCAAAGCCAGCGATTTCCCTCCAGTAATGGGATTGCTCACAGCCATTATCGGCGGAGTAATAGTAAGTCTGGTGGCCGGGTCAAAACTCACCATTAAAGGGCCGGCTGCGGGGCTTATTGTTATTTGCTCAGGTGCTGTGGCTGCTTTCGGCGGAGGCGAAAATGGCTGGAAAATGGCGCTGGCGGCAATTCTAGTAGCCGGTTTGCTGCAAATTGTTTTTGGCTTTCTGCGCTTTGGCAAACTTTCCGATTTTTTTCCGGCCGCAGCCATTCACGGTATGCTGGCAGCCATCGGACTCATTATTATTTCCAAGCAGGTGCATACGTTGCTGGGTATTGATCCCTCGCTGCTTAAAGGAAAAGAGCCGCTCGAATTGTTTGCCATGATTCCCGAAAGCATTGCACATGCCAACTGGCATATCGAAATAATTGGTCTGCTCGGGCTAAGTATTCTCTTTGGGCTTTCGGCAATCAAACATCCGCTGGTGAAGAAAATTCCGGTGCCGCTGCTGGTACTCGGTATTGCTATTCCGCTTGGCATACTCATGAATTTTAAAACCGACGAGCCAGCCTACGCGCTGGTAAAAGTGGGCAGCCTGTTTGATAAAATCGGGTTCAACGTTGATTTCTCTGCCATCACCGCACACCCCGGAGCATTTGTACAATATGTAATCTTGTTTGCGCTCATCGGCAGCATCGAATCGTTGCTTACAGTCAAAGCAATAGACGGACTTGATCCGTTCAAACGCAAGTCAGACACCAACCGCGATCTGGTAGCAGTGGGCCTTGGCAACACCCTTTCGGCTGTACTTGGCGGTTTGCCCATGATTTCGGAAGTGGCCCGCAGTTCGGCCAACGTGGCCAATGGTGCGCGCACGCGCTGGGCCAATTTTTTTCACGGCCTGTTTCTGCTCATCTTCCTTATTGCTGCCGTGCCGCTCATCGAAATGATTCCCAATGCCGCACTTGCAGCCATGCTCATTTTTGTAGGCTTCAGGCTGGCTCACCCGCGCGAATTCATTCATACCTGGCACATCGGCAAAGAACAGTTTTTAATTTTCATCAGCACCCTCGTGCTCACACTTGCCACCGATTTGCTCATCGGTGTTTTTTCCGGTGTACTTATCAAGTTCATTATTCATCTCGTAAATGGTGCCGGTTTACGCAATATGTTCCGCTCCGATTTCGAAGTATTGCAGCCCGATGGAAGGACTTATATCGTGCGTATTAAAGGTTCGGCAGTGTTTACCAATTTGCTCGGATTGAAAAAAGCATTGATGGAAATTCCGGTTGAAGGTGATGTTACGGTTGATTTTTCGAGGGTGAAAATGGTTGATCATACCACTCTTAAAACTATTCAAACCATCAAAGATGATGTAGAAGCGGAAGGCGGTTCATTTTCCATTCTCGGCCTTGAAGGAATGAAAGCCATGTCGGCCGAGCCTACTGCTACACGTATTTCGGTATTGAATTAA
- a CDS encoding oligosaccharide flippase family protein: protein MQRSFVTNLVILLFLNLLIKPFWILVIEPNVQNEVGNAAYGEYFALFNFSFLLNILLDVGITNFNNKNIAQNSHLLTKHFSALFVLKLALAVLYIIATIVVGLIIGYDTRLLKLLLMLGFNQFLISMVLYLRSNLQGLHLFKTDALISVLDRVLMIAIVGTMLWTNLFPRRVDIMDFVYAQTVGYLITAAVAFFAVARHTHTVKLRWSRPFSVMILRKSFPFAVLVLLMTFYNRIDSVMLERMLPQGDAVKAERLKVLRDPDLVLNEAEKRERDALADELEHSGPEQAGIYAKAYRLLDATNMIAYLFSVLLLPMFSRMLKFRESVEPLVKLSFTLLITPAVVIAVGCAFYRENLMGMLYGTEHLGDVTFVFSVLMSCFVAISTTYIFGTLLTANGNLRQLNVVALSGMIFNVGMNYLFIKHFQMEARGTAISSLATQVLTAVAQVLIVQRWFKFRVNWRLLTTLVVYTAGVIAIAQVCHTYLMQPGKSGWILGFIVMTGTSLAWAFATRLISVKGMFRIMKYG from the coding sequence ATGCAGCGAAGTTTCGTCACCAACTTAGTCATTCTCCTTTTCCTGAACCTGCTTATAAAGCCGTTCTGGATTCTGGTTATTGAACCAAATGTGCAGAATGAAGTGGGCAACGCTGCTTACGGCGAGTACTTTGCGCTGTTTAACTTTTCGTTTCTGCTCAACATCCTGCTTGATGTAGGCATTACCAATTTCAACAACAAGAATATTGCCCAGAACAGCCACCTGCTTACCAAGCATTTCTCGGCGCTGTTTGTGCTTAAGCTGGCGCTTGCAGTACTTTATATTATTGCCACTATTGTGGTCGGACTAATTATCGGATACGATACGCGGCTGCTCAAACTGCTGCTGATGCTGGGCTTTAACCAGTTTCTGATTTCGATGGTGCTTTACCTGCGCTCGAATTTGCAGGGGCTGCATTTGTTTAAGACGGATGCGTTGATTTCGGTGCTCGACAGGGTGCTGATGATTGCCATTGTGGGAACGATGCTGTGGACCAACCTGTTTCCGCGCCGGGTGGATATTATGGACTTTGTGTATGCGCAAACGGTGGGCTACCTGATTACGGCTGCGGTGGCGTTTTTTGCGGTGGCGCGGCATACGCATACCGTTAAACTGCGGTGGAGCCGGCCGTTTTCGGTAATGATTCTGCGCAAGAGCTTTCCGTTTGCGGTGCTGGTGCTGCTGATGACCTTTTACAACCGTATCGACTCGGTAATGCTTGAGCGTATGCTGCCGCAGGGCGATGCGGTGAAGGCCGAACGCCTGAAAGTGCTGCGCGATCCTGATCTGGTGCTTAACGAGGCCGAAAAGCGGGAACGCGATGCACTGGCCGACGAACTCGAACATTCGGGACCGGAGCAGGCCGGTATTTACGCCAAAGCCTATCGCCTGCTTGATGCCACCAACATGATTGCCTACCTGTTTTCGGTGCTGCTGCTGCCCATGTTCTCGCGCATGCTCAAGTTCCGCGAATCGGTGGAGCCGCTGGTGAAGCTTTCATTTACCCTGCTCATTACCCCGGCCGTGGTGATTGCCGTAGGATGTGCCTTTTACCGCGAGAACCTGATGGGCATGCTTTATGGCACTGAACATCTGGGCGATGTGACTTTTGTGTTCAGTGTGCTGATGAGTTGTTTTGTAGCCATTTCCACTACCTATATTTTCGGCACACTGCTTACGGCCAATGGCAATTTGCGACAATTAAACGTGGTGGCGCTTTCGGGCATGATCTTCAACGTTGGCATGAACTACCTGTTTATCAAACACTTCCAGATGGAAGCACGGGGCACGGCCATTTCCAGCCTTGCCACACAAGTGCTTACAGCTGTGGCTCAGGTACTTATTGTGCAACGCTGGTTTAAATTCCGCGTAAACTGGCGGCTGCTTACCACACTGGTGGTTTATACAGCGGGGGTCATTGCCATTGCACAGGTTTGTCACACCTACCTGATGCAGCCGGGCAAATCAGGCTGGATTTTAGGATTTATCGTAATGACCGGCACTTCGCTGGCCTGGGCATTTGCCACAAGGCTGATCAGCGTGAAGGGGATGTTCCGGATAATGAAATACGGATAA
- a CDS encoding O-antigen ligase family protein, which produces MQPDTHIANKRTLWWVYGWCAIFLAANTVCMLNEFYWLNLLPAVLLVAALAIFALDKLLLICVFLTPLSVVLADQDIRIGLSLPVEPLLAGILMLMLLKFIQQGKFDRRFLVHPVTMAILFNLAWIAVTTMTSEMPLVSLKFFIARLWFVVPFYFLGVQLFRNMSNVRRFLWLYILPFTIVIGYTIFNHSLYGFDQDSAHWVMSPFYNDHTAYGAALAMFYPAIIAFTMSRRYGINLRIIAGLLLLIFTTALVFSYTRAAWVSLIGALFLFIILRLRIRFIYIAGVVITAIAILLFSWTDIVMKLEKNRQDTSDDLAEHIESISNISTDASNLERLNRWSSAMRMFDERPFFGWGPGTYSFQYAPFQLSGEKTIISTNAGDLGNAHSEYIGPLCESGVFGLLSMLGVVITIIWTGWRLYHRMQPGEMRSVLLAVLLGLVTYFIHGTLNNFLDTDKAAIPFWAFAAMLVAADIWLVPEKKENEVSETDAR; this is translated from the coding sequence ATGCAGCCTGATACACACATAGCCAACAAGCGCACGCTCTGGTGGGTGTATGGCTGGTGTGCCATTTTTCTGGCGGCCAATACGGTTTGCATGCTCAATGAATTTTACTGGCTAAACCTGCTTCCGGCGGTATTACTGGTGGCCGCTCTGGCCATTTTTGCACTCGATAAACTGCTCCTGATCTGCGTGTTTCTTACGCCGCTTTCGGTTGTGCTGGCCGATCAGGATATCCGTATCGGGCTTAGCTTGCCGGTAGAGCCTTTGCTGGCGGGCATTCTCATGCTCATGCTGCTGAAGTTTATACAGCAGGGCAAATTCGACCGGCGTTTCCTTGTGCATCCGGTTACAATGGCCATATTGTTTAATCTGGCTTGGATTGCGGTAACCACTATGACCAGTGAAATGCCGCTTGTATCGCTCAAATTTTTCATTGCCCGCCTGTGGTTTGTGGTGCCGTTTTACTTTCTTGGTGTGCAGCTGTTCCGCAACATGAGCAATGTGCGCCGTTTTCTCTGGCTCTATATTCTGCCTTTTACCATTGTTATCGGCTACACCATTTTCAACCACTCGCTCTACGGCTTCGATCAGGATTCCGCACACTGGGTAATGTCGCCCTTCTACAACGACCACACCGCATACGGCGCGGCGCTGGCCATGTTTTATCCGGCCATCATTGCATTTACCATGAGCCGCCGCTACGGAATTAACCTGCGCATTATTGCCGGGCTGCTGCTGCTCATTTTCACTACGGCACTTGTATTCTCCTATACCCGCGCAGCGTGGGTGAGCCTTATCGGTGCGCTCTTTCTGTTTATTATTCTGCGCCTGCGCATCCGGTTTATATACATTGCAGGTGTAGTCATTACGGCCATTGCCATTCTGCTTTTTTCGTGGACGGATATTGTAATGAAGCTCGAAAAAAACAGGCAGGACACTTCCGATGATCTGGCCGAGCACATTGAATCCATTTCCAACATTTCTACCGACGCGTCCAACCTCGAACGCCTCAACCGCTGGAGTTCGGCCATGCGCATGTTCGATGAGCGTCCGTTCTTCGGCTGGGGACCGGGCACATACAGTTTTCAGTATGCTCCGTTTCAGCTTTCGGGCGAAAAAACAATCATCAGCACCAACGCCGGCGACCTCGGTAATGCACACAGCGAATACATCGGCCCGCTTTGCGAAAGCGGTGTGTTCGGACTTTTGTCGATGCTGGGTGTGGTGATTACAATAATATGGACCGGCTGGCGGCTTTACCACCGCATGCAGCCCGGCGAAATGCGTTCGGTGCTGCTGGCTGTGCTGCTGGGGCTGGTTACGTATTTCATTCACGGCACGCTCAACAACTTTCTGGATACCGACAAAGCGGCCATTCCGTTCTGGGCCTTTGCAGCCATGCTGGTGGCAGCTGATATTTGGCTGGTGCCTGAGAAAAAAGAGAATGAGGTTTCGGAAACCGATGCCCGTTAG
- a CDS encoding PP2C family protein-serine/threonine phosphatase, with amino-acid sequence MMVKNSRGSVGLSAKRIKDFKLNALLEVTNSINNNVSTSELLTTFESIVRDNLNIGKLVLFSFDGQGWRCLLQFGVDNSFADIDVASEFAGITDIRTIDIAAHPLERSFEIIIPVYHKSLPLAYVLVGDIDEDESGMSAAIKHLPFVQTLTNIIVVAIENKKLAKDNIRQATMRRELELAWEVQRQLFPEELPNDEQFDMNAVYLPHLQVGGDYYDFVRINENEVALCVADVSGKGVPAALLMSNFQANIRVLLQYMPDLTELVRELNTKVNHSAKGDRFITLFVAKYNLVTRVMHYINAGHNPPILIASDGVTQLTIGCTGLGMVDELSKVKEGILNISPNSMLCCYTDGLVEQTNEAGEEFGIERLQYLAWEEHELTPKDFNAMLLNQIEAHKEHLNYVDDIALFTCRLH; translated from the coding sequence ATGATGGTAAAGAACAGCAGAGGCAGTGTTGGGCTCAGCGCCAAGCGTATTAAGGATTTTAAACTTAATGCGCTGCTTGAAGTTACCAACTCCATCAACAACAACGTTTCAACCTCCGAACTGCTCACCACGTTCGAGTCAATTGTGCGTGATAATCTGAACATCGGCAAACTGGTGCTGTTCAGTTTCGACGGACAGGGCTGGCGTTGCCTGCTTCAGTTCGGGGTTGATAATTCGTTTGCCGATATTGATGTGGCCAGCGAATTTGCCGGTATTACCGATATACGTACCATCGACATTGCCGCGCATCCGCTTGAACGTTCGTTCGAAATCATTATTCCGGTTTACCATAAATCGCTGCCGCTGGCTTATGTGCTGGTGGGTGATATTGATGAGGATGAAAGCGGAATGAGTGCGGCCATCAAGCATTTGCCTTTTGTGCAAACGCTTACCAACATTATCGTGGTAGCCATTGAAAACAAGAAGCTCGCCAAAGACAATATCCGGCAGGCTACCATGCGCCGCGAACTCGAACTGGCCTGGGAAGTACAGCGCCAGCTTTTTCCCGAAGAGCTTCCCAACGACGAGCAGTTTGATATGAATGCCGTGTATTTGCCCCACCTTCAGGTTGGCGGCGATTACTACGATTTTGTGCGCATCAACGAAAACGAGGTGGCGCTTTGCGTAGCCGACGTGTCGGGAAAAGGCGTGCCGGCCGCGTTGCTTATGTCAAACTTTCAGGCAAATATCCGCGTGCTGCTTCAGTATATGCCTGATCTTACCGAGCTTGTGCGCGAACTCAATACCAAAGTAAACCACAGTGCCAAAGGCGATCGTTTCATTACGCTGTTTGTAGCCAAGTACAACCTGGTTACACGCGTAATGCACTACATCAACGCCGGGCACAATCCGCCCATTCTCATCGCGTCCGACGGTGTTACGCAGCTTACCATTGGCTGCACCGGTCTGGGCATGGTTGATGAGTTGAGTAAAGTGAAAGAAGGTATTCTCAACATCAGTCCTAACTCCATGCTGTGCTGCTATACTGACGGGCTGGTGGAGCAAACAAACGAGGCTGGTGAAGAATTTGGTATAGAACGTCTGCAGTACCTTGCATGGGAGGAGCACGAGCTAACGCCCAAAGATTTCAATGCCATGCTGCTCAATCAGATTGAAGCGCACAAGGAGCATCTGAACTACGTAGATGATATTGCGCTGTTTACCTGCAGATTGCACTAA
- a CDS encoding UDP-3-O-(3-hydroxymyristoyl)glucosamine N-acyltransferase, with amino-acid sequence MKITPHTLADVAALLSAEYAGPANLPVTGLNEVHMVEHGDLMFVDHPKYYDKALSSAATTVLINKKVDAPEGKGLIFCDEPFTAFNTLVRHFQPLSYSLKPVSDTAVVGEGTVLHPGVYIGNKVTVGRNCVLMPGVVLYDNVVIGNDVIIHAGAIIGGHAFYYKKRADHFEKLQTCGRVVIHDHVEIGAGCTIDAGVTGDTVIGRHTKLDNQVHIGHDTVIGEMCLLAAQVGIAGVCRIGNRVTLWGQVGIASDLVINDGAVVMAQSGVTKDIPAGSVQFGSPSDDSRQRLREMASMRQLPGWIEKFRKAGL; translated from the coding sequence ATGAAAATTACACCGCACACCCTGGCCGATGTGGCCGCACTGCTCAGCGCCGAGTATGCCGGCCCGGCCAATTTGCCCGTTACCGGTCTCAACGAAGTACACATGGTTGAACACGGCGACCTCATGTTTGTCGATCATCCCAAGTATTACGACAAAGCATTGAGCAGCGCAGCCACCACTGTGCTCATCAACAAAAAAGTAGATGCGCCCGAAGGCAAGGGGCTTATTTTCTGCGACGAGCCGTTTACCGCCTTCAACACGCTGGTGCGTCATTTTCAGCCGCTCAGCTACTCGCTCAAACCCGTAAGCGATACCGCAGTAGTGGGCGAGGGCACCGTGCTGCATCCGGGCGTGTACATTGGCAACAAGGTAACCGTAGGCCGCAACTGTGTGCTTATGCCGGGCGTGGTGCTTTACGATAATGTTGTAATCGGCAACGATGTAATTATCCATGCAGGCGCCATCATTGGCGGGCATGCGTTCTACTATAAAAAACGCGCTGATCATTTCGAGAAACTGCAAACCTGCGGCCGCGTGGTCATTCACGATCACGTGGAAATTGGCGCAGGCTGCACCATTGATGCCGGTGTTACCGGCGACACCGTAATTGGCCGCCATACTAAGCTCGACAATCAGGTGCATATCGGCCACGATACGGTAATCGGCGAAATGTGTTTGCTGGCTGCGCAGGTGGGCATTGCCGGTGTGTGCCGCATTGGCAACCGTGTTACACTCTGGGGCCAGGTGGGCATTGCCAGCGATCTGGTGATAAACGACGGAGCCGTGGTTATGGCACAGTCGGGTGTAACAAAAGATATTCCAGCCGGTTCCGTGCAGTTTGGCTCGCCGAGCGACGATTCGCGGCAGCGCCTGCGCGAAATGGCCAGCATGCGCCAGCTGCCGGGGTGGATTGAGAAATTCCGCAAAGCCGGACTGTAA
- the efp gene encoding elongation factor P produces MADTGDVSLGTFLRYNGELVQVVEWQHRTPGNLRAFYQGKMRVLSNGKLVENRFRSGEGVEIVYVEYRNLQFIYPEDNNIVLMDKDTFEQIYLPKDMITSGLEFLKEGMDVKVWFESEQPISAEAPNHVELLITYTEPGLKGDTATNTLKPATVETGAEVRVPLFCSEGDMIRIDTRTGAYVERVKQ; encoded by the coding sequence ATGGCAGATACCGGTGATGTAAGCCTCGGTACGTTCCTCCGCTACAATGGCGAACTCGTTCAGGTTGTAGAATGGCAGCACAGAACGCCCGGCAACCTTCGTGCTTTTTATCAGGGCAAAATGCGCGTGCTCAGCAACGGAAAACTCGTAGAAAACCGTTTCCGCTCCGGCGAAGGCGTTGAGATTGTGTATGTAGAATATCGCAACCTCCAGTTCATTTACCCCGAAGACAATAATATTGTCCTCATGGATAAAGACACCTTTGAGCAAATTTATCTGCCCAAAGACATGATTACCAGCGGCCTCGAATTCCTCAAGGAAGGTATGGACGTAAAAGTATGGTTTGAAAGCGAACAGCCCATTTCGGCCGAAGCACCCAACCATGTGGAACTCCTCATCACCTACACTGAGCCCGGCCTCAAAGGCGATACCGCCACAAACACCCTCAAGCCCGCTACAGTAGAAACCGGCGCAGAAGTACGTGTGCCGCTCTTCTGCTCAGAAGGCGACATGATCCGCATCGACACCCGCACCGGCGCGTATGTGGAGCGTGTAAAACAATAA
- a CDS encoding ATP-binding cassette domain-containing protein, translated as MQIELQAVGRRFNREWIFRNVNYTFAGGSHTVLTGGNGSGKSTLLQVIAGNLLPSEGRVQRQNTDEASVYRHLSMAAPYLELMEEFTLAESIAFQQKFKPWRAQLSNADVLKLSGLSHAAHKAIRHYSSGMKQRARLTLAILADTPLLLLDEPCANLDQAAMQWYAQLVTAHIGNRTVIVCSNRQQAEHFFCTAELGIEQFKHV; from the coding sequence ATGCAAATTGAGTTGCAGGCCGTTGGGCGCAGGTTTAACCGCGAGTGGATTTTCCGCAATGTGAATTACACATTTGCCGGAGGCTCGCACACCGTGCTTACCGGCGGCAACGGCTCCGGAAAATCTACACTGCTTCAGGTAATTGCCGGCAACCTTTTGCCCAGCGAAGGCAGGGTGCAGCGGCAAAATACCGACGAGGCCAGTGTGTACCGCCACCTGAGCATGGCCGCGCCCTACCTCGAACTCATGGAAGAATTTACGCTGGCCGAGAGCATTGCGTTTCAGCAAAAGTTCAAGCCCTGGCGCGCACAGCTTTCCAATGCCGATGTGCTCAAACTTTCGGGCCTCAGCCACGCCGCACACAAAGCCATACGCCACTATTCATCAGGCATGAAACAACGCGCGCGGCTTACACTGGCCATTCTTGCCGATACGCCCCTGCTGCTGCTCGACGAGCCCTGCGCCAACCTCGATCAGGCCGCCATGCAATGGTATGCGCAGCTGGTTACAGCACATATCGGCAACCGCACCGTAATTGTATGCTCCAACCGCCAGCAGGCCGAGCATTTTTTCTGCACCGCCGAACTGGGCATCGAACAATTTAAACACGTGTAA
- the lpxA gene encoding acyl-ACP--UDP-N-acetylglucosamine O-acyltransferase — protein sequence MISPLAYIHPDAKLAAGVTVEPFAYIQGDVEIGEGSWIGPNATIMDGARIGKNCRIFPGAVISAIPQDLKFAGEKTTTEIGDNTTIRECVTLNRGTVDKYKTVIGSNCLLMAYVHVGHDSMVGNHVILANSVNLSGHVTIEDWAILEGYVGVGQFVRIGAHSFIGGQTGVRKNVPPFVKAAREPLAYVGVNSIGLSRRGFSRESILAIEDVYRTLYVKGLNVSNAVSVIEKEAPESAEKEQILTFIRNSKDGIIRGLV from the coding sequence ATGATTTCTCCGCTCGCCTACATTCATCCCGATGCTAAACTGGCAGCCGGTGTAACCGTTGAACCTTTCGCCTACATACAGGGCGATGTGGAAATTGGCGAAGGCTCCTGGATAGGGCCAAACGCCACAATTATGGACGGTGCACGCATTGGCAAAAACTGCCGCATCTTTCCCGGTGCGGTAATCAGCGCCATTCCGCAGGATCTGAAATTTGCAGGCGAGAAAACCACAACCGAAATAGGCGACAACACCACCATTCGCGAATGCGTAACGCTGAACCGAGGCACGGTTGACAAATACAAAACCGTAATCGGCAGCAACTGTCTGCTCATGGCCTACGTGCATGTGGGGCACGACAGTATGGTGGGTAATCATGTAATACTTGCCAATTCGGTCAATCTCTCCGGCCACGTAACCATCGAAGACTGGGCCATACTGGAAGGTTATGTGGGGGTGGGGCAGTTTGTGCGTATTGGTGCGCATTCGTTTATTGGCGGACAAACAGGCGTGCGCAAAAACGTGCCGCCGTTTGTAAAAGCTGCCCGTGAGCCGCTGGCTTATGTGGGCGTGAATAGTATCGGATTAAGTCGTCGCGGATTCAGCCGCGAAAGTATATTGGCCATTGAAGATGTTTACCGCACGCTGTATGTGAAAGGGCTGAATGTGTCGAATGCGGTTTCGGTAATAGAGAAGGAAGCACCGGAATCGGCGGAGAAAGAGCAGATACTTACGTTTATCCGCAACTCGAAAGACGGCATCATCCGCGGCCTTGTATAA
- a CDS encoding bifunctional UDP-3-O-[3-hydroxymyristoyl] N-acetylglucosamine deacetylase/3-hydroxyacyl-ACP dehydratase yields MSIKQRTLQASCTVSGVGLHTGKPVNLTFHPAPENHGFKFRRIDLPGQPVIEADVDNVTDTARGTTLEKNGGRVSTVEHALAALMGCDLDNVLMDIDGPEVPIIDGSAWPFVQALEAVGFVEQDAERYYFELKENLTYEDPVKKVEMLAVPQDEFRVTVMVDYNSEILGTQHASMYKLSEFNENIARCRTFVFIHELEALLQHNLIKGGDLDNAIVLVDRELPDEKLDHLRKVFNKPDVEVKGRGVLNNTQLHYYNEPARHKLLDIVGDLALVGVHMKVHILAARPGHAGNVDFARKLKALVKKERSKKAEPNFDPQAPAIFDVREIMKILPHRQPFLMVDKITEISETHVVGVKNITMTEFWTQGHFPDEPIMPGVLLVEAMAQTGGVLCLKTVPDPENYQTYFLKMEGVKFKQKVVPGDSCVFRLELIDPIRRGLCHMKGTTYVNNKVVAEADMLAQIVKVRGLEKKEAQPAGV; encoded by the coding sequence ATGAGCATTAAGCAACGCACACTGCAGGCATCATGCACCGTTTCGGGCGTAGGTTTACACACCGGAAAACCCGTAAACCTCACCTTTCATCCCGCCCCCGAAAATCACGGCTTTAAATTCCGCCGCATCGACCTTCCCGGACAACCGGTTATTGAGGCTGATGTGGACAATGTAACCGACACCGCACGCGGCACCACGCTTGAGAAAAACGGTGGCCGCGTAAGCACCGTGGAGCATGCACTGGCCGCTCTTATGGGTTGCGACCTCGATAACGTGCTCATGGATATTGACGGACCCGAAGTACCCATTATCGACGGAAGCGCATGGCCGTTTGTGCAGGCGCTCGAAGCCGTGGGCTTTGTGGAACAGGATGCAGAACGTTATTACTTCGAGCTGAAGGAAAACCTCACCTACGAAGATCCGGTAAAGAAGGTGGAAATGCTGGCCGTGCCGCAGGATGAATTCCGCGTAACGGTAATGGTTGATTACAACAGCGAAATCCTCGGTACGCAGCACGCCTCGATGTACAAGCTGAGCGAGTTTAACGAGAACATAGCCCGCTGCCGCACGTTTGTGTTCATTCACGAACTTGAGGCGCTGCTGCAGCATAATCTTATTAAAGGCGGTGATCTGGACAATGCCATTGTGCTGGTGGATCGCGAACTGCCTGATGAAAAACTCGACCACCTGCGCAAAGTATTCAACAAGCCCGATGTGGAAGTAAAAGGCCGTGGCGTACTCAACAATACGCAGCTGCATTACTACAACGAGCCCGCCCGCCACAAACTGCTCGACATTGTGGGCGATCTGGCGCTGGTGGGTGTACACATGAAAGTGCATATTCTGGCCGCACGTCCGGGCCACGCCGGCAATGTGGACTTTGCCCGCAAGCTCAAGGCGCTGGTGAAGAAAGAGCGCAGCAAAAAAGCAGAACCGAATTTTGATCCGCAGGCACCGGCTATTTTTGATGTGCGTGAGATCATGAAAATTCTTCCGCATCGTCAGCCCTTCCTCATGGTTGATAAGATTACCGAGATCAGCGAAACGCATGTGGTGGGTGTGAAAAACATTACCATGACTGAGTTCTGGACACAAGGCCATTTTCCCGACGAGCCGATTATGCCGGGCGTGCTGCTGGTGGAAGCCATGGCGCAAACCGGTGGCGTGCTTTGTTTGAAAACCGTGCCCGATCCGGAAAACTATCAAACGTATTTCCTCAAAATGGAAGGCGTGAAGTTTAAGCAGAAAGTGGTGCCCGGCGATTCGTGCGTGTTCAGGCTCGAACTGATTGACCCGATCCGTCGCGGACTCTGCCACATGAAAGGCACTACGTATGTAAACAACAAAGTAGTGGCCGAAGCCGACATGCTTGCACAGATTGTGAAAGTGCGCGGCCTTGAAAAGAAAGAAGCTCAACCCGCCGGTGTATGA